The Thermococcus thermotolerans genome contains a region encoding:
- a CDS encoding DUF4405 domain-containing protein: protein MGRWTAPAWLRGTIDLVLTIVFVILAVSGIALYLAPSGRIADTIGWTFLGLDKDTWTNVHTYMGFAMIGLIAAHLIIGFRSMLTMLRMGFRQSRWKPAVAFLLTMGLVLGGFQAYKAYFTEEDSTESTDYVAYLPSETNDTTYTYVEITGSMLKTYTLRQLADIYGVSADELAGVLKKDYGIEAKTDELLEVIEANNGLDREVFKEELASAIEKLLGISNAEANSTSETAEGGES from the coding sequence ATGGGAAGGTGGACGGCTCCAGCATGGCTGAGGGGCACAATAGACCTCGTCCTCACCATAGTGTTTGTAATACTCGCCGTGTCCGGGATAGCCCTCTACCTGGCACCATCGGGGAGGATAGCGGACACGATAGGATGGACGTTTCTGGGGCTGGACAAAGATACATGGACAAACGTGCACACGTACATGGGCTTTGCCATGATAGGACTTATAGCGGCGCACCTGATAATAGGCTTCAGAAGCATGCTCACCATGCTCAGGATGGGCTTCAGGCAGAGCAGGTGGAAGCCAGCGGTGGCTTTTCTGCTCACCATGGGGCTCGTCCTCGGCGGATTCCAGGCGTACAAGGCGTACTTCACGGAGGAAGACTCAACGGAGAGCACCGATTATGTCGCCTATCTCCCGAGCGAGACCAACGACACAACATACACATACGTGGAGATAACCGGCTCAATGCTGAAGACGTACACCCTCCGGCAGCTGGCGGACATCTACGGCGTCTCGGCCGATGAGCTGGCAGGGGTGCTGAAGAAGGACTACGGCATTGAGGCCAAGACCGACGAGCTGCTTGAGGTCATAGAGGCCAACAACGGACTGGATCGCGAGGTTTTCAAGGAAGAGCTGGCTTCGGCCATTGAAAAGCTCCTTGGAATAAGCAATGCTGAAGCCAACAGCACGTCGGAAACAGCGGA
- a CDS encoding ribosome biogenesis/translation initiation ATPase RLI, which produces MRIAVIDYDRCNPDKCGHFLCERVCPVNRMGGEAIIIDEENYRPVIQEASCTGCGICVHKCPFNAITIVNLPEELEEGCVHRYGVNAFVLYRLPVVKDGMVVGILGPNGTGKTTAVKVLSGQIVPNLCGDNEDWDAVIRTFRGNELQNYFERLKKGEIRPVVKPQYVDLIPKAVKGRVRDLLKKADEAGRFEEVVKELELENVLDRDIRHLSGGELQRVAIAAAMLRDAHFYFFDEPSSYLDIRQRLRVARIIRKLADSGKAVLTVEHDLAILDYMSDIIHVVYGKPGAYGIFSQPKSTRNGINEFLRGYLRDENVRFRPYEVSFTKKSERKSQDGEILVEYPRLVKDYGGFRLEAEGGTLYVGEVIGIVGPNGIGKTTFVKMLAGVEKPTEGEVDWTLTVSYKPQYIKVDYEGTVFELLSKIDAGKLMNSFYKTELLNPLGIPDLYDKKLDELSGGELQRIAITACLIRDADLYLLDEPSAHLDVEQRLAVSKAIRSLMAKNEKTALIVEHDVMMVDYLSDRLIVFEGEPGRSGKALPPMGMREGMNRFLASVGITFRRDPETGRPRANKEGSVKDREQKERGEYYYVSA; this is translated from the coding sequence ATGAGGATAGCGGTCATCGATTACGACAGGTGCAACCCCGATAAGTGCGGGCACTTCCTGTGTGAGCGCGTTTGTCCCGTCAATCGAATGGGGGGAGAGGCGATAATCATAGACGAGGAGAACTACCGCCCCGTAATTCAGGAAGCGAGCTGTACCGGCTGTGGAATCTGCGTCCACAAGTGCCCATTCAACGCAATAACGATTGTGAACCTTCCGGAGGAGCTCGAAGAGGGCTGCGTCCACCGCTACGGCGTCAACGCCTTTGTACTGTACCGCCTGCCGGTCGTCAAGGACGGTATGGTCGTCGGAATCCTTGGGCCGAACGGAACGGGTAAGACTACCGCCGTTAAGGTTCTTTCGGGTCAGATAGTCCCGAATCTCTGCGGCGACAACGAGGATTGGGACGCTGTCATAAGGACATTCCGCGGCAACGAGCTTCAAAACTACTTCGAGAGACTGAAGAAAGGCGAGATAAGGCCCGTCGTCAAGCCCCAGTACGTGGACTTAATCCCCAAGGCGGTCAAGGGTAGAGTTAGGGACCTGCTGAAGAAGGCTGACGAGGCGGGCAGGTTTGAGGAAGTTGTGAAGGAGCTTGAGCTTGAGAACGTCCTTGACAGGGATATAAGGCACCTCTCCGGTGGTGAGCTTCAGAGGGTTGCCATTGCGGCCGCGATGCTCAGGGATGCACATTTCTACTTCTTCGACGAGCCCTCAAGCTACCTCGACATAAGGCAGCGCCTCAGGGTGGCAAGGATAATCCGCAAACTTGCCGACTCCGGAAAGGCCGTCCTGACCGTTGAGCACGACCTAGCGATCCTCGACTACATGAGCGACATAATTCACGTGGTCTACGGCAAGCCCGGAGCGTACGGTATATTCTCCCAGCCCAAGAGCACGCGCAACGGCATAAACGAATTCCTGCGCGGCTATCTCCGCGACGAGAACGTTCGCTTCAGGCCGTATGAAGTCAGCTTCACCAAGAAGAGCGAGAGGAAGAGCCAGGATGGCGAGATACTGGTCGAGTATCCGAGGCTGGTAAAGGACTACGGGGGCTTCAGACTTGAGGCCGAGGGCGGAACCCTCTACGTCGGTGAGGTGATTGGCATAGTGGGCCCCAACGGGATAGGTAAGACCACCTTCGTCAAGATGCTCGCCGGGGTGGAGAAGCCAACGGAGGGCGAGGTGGACTGGACGCTCACAGTAAGCTACAAGCCCCAGTACATCAAGGTGGACTACGAGGGAACGGTCTTCGAACTGTTGAGCAAAATAGACGCGGGGAAGCTGATGAACAGCTTCTACAAGACCGAACTCCTGAACCCCCTCGGCATTCCCGACCTCTACGACAAAAAACTGGACGAGCTGAGCGGTGGAGAGCTCCAGCGCATTGCCATAACGGCCTGCCTGATTCGCGACGCTGATCTGTACCTCCTCGACGAGCCATCAGCACACCTCGACGTCGAGCAGAGGCTGGCCGTCTCAAAGGCAATACGCTCACTCATGGCAAAGAACGAAAAGACCGCCCTCATAGTCGAGCACGATGTCATGATGGTGGACTACCTCAGCGACAGGCTCATAGTCTTCGAGGGTGAACCCGGAAGGAGCGGAAAAGCTCTGCCCCCGATGGGGATGAGGGAAGGCATGAACCGCTTCCTTGCCTCCGTTGGAATAACCTTCAGAAGGGACCCGGAGACGGGAAGACCGAGGGCAAACAAGGAAGGCTCCGTGAAGGACAGGGAGCAGAAGGAGAGGGGCGAGTACTACTACGTCTCGGCATGA
- a CDS encoding DEAD/DEAH box helicase, with the protein MSLFETLKPLKSEIARVHVFPPKEGEFSDFRFNNPEINELLNELGFTLYHHQVEALEKLYSGKNIVVTTPTASGKSEIFRLAIFDSYLSDPRATYLLIYPTRALINNQLEKFSIQNLVFYRLTGKLVSARILTGDVPWEERRTLIREKPRVIFTTPDMLHYNILRRWRDYEWLLRNLRYLVVDELHVYRGVFGSNFAYLFRRLDFRLKRLGAKPRIIALSATLRNPREFAENLFRRRFSAISHATNPFPRRYLVLFEPRNLDERQLLRAAVERLAGEKVKTLVFFDSRRGAEKLLRFLLGSKVFSKVTTYKGTLPKNVRWEIERDFKEGKLLVLLTTNALELGIDIGDLDAVINYGIPPDGLFSLIQRFGRAGRKTEREALNAVVLRKNGLDYYYREHFEELIGRLERGIIEYMPVNLENERIAEKHIHYLLTELGIIDWDELDEFERKIAERLVIERKADLRKNPITGKLELRLRKPAFSYSSLRTASDETFFLVRDEPWMRGRLMEKSSLRELLNFINWLKLKGYIIEEVDSDEYHRSLLPGMAYFSRGELYMAGDRLSLGKFHFVFARGLNRFWDVETFVAKREEVEILESREEKTHRGVEIHLGRLRVRHVYTGFAVKGADTGNYVKELLKLRESEILRAEIYSPMTGESVDVEEDFSILNWEKFAKVKFEEPYVREFETEGIWLVFPDSIREVTSEEFREFFEVAREKGFEDIAFTLYSNLDRRKLFPLYLGTTTHIIRKTIGDALQRLGISDGELAFAIKKMVDSKDGIGSALHAIEHNMIKIAPIFTYVDSRELGGYSYASFPGLPHVGRPVVFIYDGNEGGSGLAPILYENAERLMKKSLEYLRSCSCKDGCPVCTLSPKCGTFNEFLDKWAAIRVWERILEGSPSGSRDD; encoded by the coding sequence ATGTCGCTCTTCGAGACGCTCAAACCCCTCAAGTCGGAGATAGCGAGGGTTCACGTTTTTCCGCCCAAGGAAGGCGAGTTCTCCGATTTTCGGTTCAACAACCCCGAGATAAACGAGCTCCTCAACGAGCTGGGCTTCACCCTCTACCACCATCAGGTTGAGGCGCTGGAGAAGCTCTACTCCGGGAAGAACATCGTTGTAACAACCCCGACCGCCAGCGGCAAGAGCGAGATATTCCGGCTGGCCATTTTCGATTCCTACCTCTCCGACCCCCGCGCGACTTACCTGCTCATATACCCCACGAGGGCCCTCATAAACAACCAGCTTGAAAAGTTCTCCATCCAGAACCTCGTCTTCTACCGCCTCACCGGAAAGCTCGTGAGCGCGAGAATCCTGACAGGCGATGTCCCGTGGGAGGAGAGGAGAACTTTAATCCGCGAGAAGCCGAGGGTTATCTTTACAACGCCGGACATGCTCCACTACAACATTCTGCGTCGCTGGAGGGACTACGAGTGGCTCCTCAGAAACCTCCGCTACCTGGTCGTTGATGAGCTCCACGTTTACAGGGGCGTCTTCGGGAGCAACTTCGCGTACCTCTTCCGCCGCCTTGACTTCAGGCTGAAGAGGCTTGGAGCAAAGCCCCGGATCATAGCGCTCTCGGCAACCCTGAGGAACCCCCGGGAGTTTGCCGAGAATCTCTTCAGGAGGAGGTTCAGTGCAATAAGCCACGCTACCAACCCCTTTCCGAGGAGATACCTCGTCCTCTTCGAGCCGAGGAATCTGGACGAGAGGCAGCTCCTTCGGGCGGCCGTTGAGAGGCTCGCCGGGGAGAAGGTTAAGACGCTGGTCTTCTTCGACAGCCGTAGGGGGGCCGAAAAGCTCCTTCGCTTCCTCCTCGGTTCAAAGGTTTTCTCGAAGGTGACTACCTATAAGGGAACCCTGCCCAAGAACGTCCGCTGGGAGATAGAGCGGGACTTCAAGGAGGGCAAGCTGCTCGTTCTCCTAACGACCAACGCCCTTGAGCTCGGCATAGACATCGGTGACCTCGATGCCGTCATCAACTACGGAATTCCCCCGGACGGGCTCTTCTCGCTGATTCAGCGCTTTGGCCGGGCCGGGAGAAAAACGGAAAGGGAAGCCTTGAACGCCGTAGTCCTCAGGAAGAACGGGCTCGACTACTACTACCGGGAGCACTTTGAGGAGCTCATCGGGAGGCTTGAGCGTGGAATAATCGAGTACATGCCGGTTAACCTGGAGAACGAGCGCATAGCCGAGAAGCACATCCACTACCTTCTCACCGAGCTGGGAATAATCGACTGGGACGAGCTTGACGAGTTCGAGAGGAAGATTGCAGAGAGGCTCGTCATCGAGCGGAAGGCCGACCTCCGGAAGAACCCCATCACAGGGAAGCTGGAGCTCCGCCTCAGGAAGCCGGCCTTCAGCTACTCTTCCCTGAGAACGGCGAGCGACGAGACCTTTTTCCTCGTTAGGGACGAGCCGTGGATGCGGGGCAGGCTGATGGAGAAGTCTTCACTCAGGGAGTTGCTCAACTTCATCAACTGGCTCAAGCTCAAGGGATACATAATCGAGGAGGTAGATTCCGACGAGTACCACCGCTCGCTCCTCCCGGGAATGGCCTACTTCTCACGGGGAGAGCTTTACATGGCCGGGGACAGGCTCTCCCTCGGAAAGTTCCACTTCGTCTTCGCAAGGGGACTTAACCGCTTCTGGGACGTGGAGACCTTCGTGGCCAAGAGGGAGGAAGTCGAGATACTGGAGAGCAGGGAGGAGAAAACCCACCGGGGAGTGGAGATACACCTCGGCAGGCTGAGGGTCAGGCATGTCTATACAGGTTTCGCCGTCAAAGGGGCAGACACCGGGAACTACGTCAAGGAGCTTCTGAAGTTGAGGGAGAGTGAAATCCTCAGGGCCGAGATATACTCCCCGATGACCGGCGAGAGTGTGGATGTGGAGGAGGACTTCTCGATCCTCAACTGGGAGAAGTTCGCGAAGGTGAAGTTCGAGGAGCCCTACGTCCGGGAGTTCGAGACGGAGGGAATATGGCTCGTCTTTCCGGACTCGATAAGGGAAGTTACGAGCGAGGAATTCAGGGAGTTCTTCGAGGTCGCGAGGGAGAAAGGCTTTGAAGACATCGCTTTCACCCTCTACAGCAACCTTGACAGGAGGAAGCTCTTCCCCCTCTACCTAGGGACGACGACCCACATTATAAGGAAAACCATAGGTGATGCCCTCCAGAGGCTCGGAATCAGCGACGGGGAGCTGGCCTTTGCGATAAAGAAGATGGTTGACAGCAAGGACGGAATCGGCTCCGCTTTGCATGCGATAGAGCACAACATGATAAAGATCGCCCCCATCTTCACCTACGTGGATTCAAGGGAGCTAGGCGGCTACAGCTACGCGAGCTTCCCGGGCTTACCCCACGTCGGAAGGCCGGTCGTGTTCATCTACGACGGCAACGAAGGGGGGAGTGGCCTGGCTCCCATACTCTACGAGAACGCCGAAAGGCTGATGAAGAAGAGCCTTGAGTATCTCCGTTCATGCTCCTGTAAGGACGGCTGTCCTGTGTGCACGCTCTCCCCGAAGTGCGGCACCTTCAACGAGTTTTTAGACAAGTGGGCCGCGATAAGGGTCTGGGAGAGGATTTTGGAAGGGTCTCCCTCTGGGAGCAGGGATGACTGA
- a CDS encoding YigZ family protein: MDYKTLKKIGTAELVIKKSVFIGYASPAKTEDEAKEFIGKIKAHHSDATHNVSAYLINDGKNFAIRYDDDGEPKGSAGKPVLKVIQNKGLSNVVVVVTRYFGGIKLGYGGLVKAYSDAASLAIENAGIVEVCETERFQVTFPYSLFHLVRDTVKNSGGRIVGEEYGELVTFTVETRKGEAENLMELLRERTRGRIRLRRLFMSSFEGSL, from the coding sequence ATGGACTACAAAACGCTGAAGAAAATCGGAACGGCGGAGCTGGTGATCAAGAAGTCCGTCTTCATAGGCTACGCCTCGCCGGCAAAGACTGAGGACGAAGCCAAGGAGTTCATAGGGAAAATCAAGGCCCATCACAGCGACGCGACCCACAACGTTTCAGCCTACCTCATCAACGACGGAAAGAACTTCGCGATTCGCTATGATGACGACGGGGAGCCAAAAGGCTCTGCTGGAAAACCTGTGCTCAAGGTTATCCAGAACAAAGGTTTGAGCAACGTTGTAGTCGTTGTTACCCGCTACTTTGGCGGCATAAAGCTGGGCTACGGCGGTCTGGTTAAGGCTTACAGCGATGCGGCAAGTTTAGCCATCGAAAACGCGGGTATAGTCGAGGTTTGCGAGACGGAGCGCTTCCAGGTTACATTCCCCTACAGCCTCTTTCACCTCGTCAGAGATACCGTTAAGAATTCCGGAGGGAGGATCGTTGGGGAGGAGTACGGCGAGCTGGTAACCTTCACAGTTGAGACGAGAAAGGGCGAGGCGGAAAATCTGATGGAGCTTTTGAGGGAGAGGACGAGGGGGAGGATAAGGCTGAGGAGGCTCTTCATGAGTTCGTTTGAGGGGAGCCTCTGA
- a CDS encoding HAD family hydrolase, translating to MEIPNYGRVEFQAVLFDLNGTLGESGRVEEEVKHLLERLADRYTVVVLSADTFGTLEEELRGLPVRIERVSSGTEKARIAEGYKPYAAVGNGNNDVAMLEGAELAFCVIGPEGASIDALLASDVVVRDVKDVMAMLLDEKKLIATLRG from the coding sequence ATGGAGATACCAAACTACGGCAGGGTCGAATTCCAGGCTGTTCTCTTTGACCTCAACGGAACCCTAGGGGAGAGCGGAAGAGTAGAGGAGGAAGTTAAACATCTCCTTGAAAGGCTTGCAGACAGATACACGGTCGTCGTTCTGAGCGCAGATACCTTTGGAACCCTGGAGGAAGAGCTGAGGGGCCTTCCAGTGAGGATCGAGAGAGTTTCCAGCGGCACTGAGAAGGCCAGGATAGCCGAGGGCTACAAACCCTATGCCGCGGTCGGCAACGGCAACAACGACGTGGCAATGCTTGAGGGGGCAGAGCTGGCTTTCTGCGTGATAGGGCCGGAGGGAGCGAGCATAGATGCCCTTTTGGCGAGCGACGTGGTGGTGAGGGACGTTAAGGATGTTATGGCGATGCTCCTCGATGAGAAGAAACTCATAGCGACGCTCAGAGGGTGA
- a CDS encoding phosphatase PAP2 family protein encodes MNLLQRRLHDPEVLIRLNAFFLSYFGWIAFGVLYGIIGRWSVDVTNEFLRLPLTSMEFVVGLVEFTKSIPLMYSFFTTVYYLGFTGSIALAVAYLLLYKGDLAASDELFIRYLAAYITAGAVYLVVHVYAPHIVYNLPGYNSSNTLLTRQEFVLPSLHNTIVTINIITVWKYRKNLGGKAIILVNTLIPFATLFLGHHWIYDVLAGIALGVLMSRVTEGKGTRIPETLYNLEIASLRKVTVVNFLLAVLVLIVAASPDRWLGIINGLLPGP; translated from the coding sequence ATGAACCTGCTTCAGCGCCGTCTCCACGATCCGGAAGTGCTTATCAGGCTCAACGCCTTTTTCCTGAGCTACTTTGGGTGGATAGCCTTCGGAGTTCTGTACGGAATCATTGGTCGCTGGAGCGTTGACGTCACGAACGAGTTTCTGAGACTTCCCCTAACCTCAATGGAATTCGTGGTTGGACTGGTGGAATTTACAAAGAGCATTCCCCTCATGTACTCCTTCTTCACGACTGTTTATTACCTCGGCTTTACTGGATCCATAGCACTGGCCGTTGCGTACCTGCTTCTTTATAAGGGAGACTTGGCGGCATCTGATGAACTGTTCATCCGATATCTGGCGGCCTATATCACAGCCGGTGCCGTATATCTCGTTGTCCACGTATACGCCCCTCACATTGTCTATAACCTTCCAGGTTACAACTCCTCGAACACCCTCCTGACCCGGCAGGAGTTTGTCTTGCCATCTCTCCACAACACCATCGTTACGATAAACATAATTACCGTCTGGAAGTACAGGAAGAATCTCGGAGGAAAAGCGATTATACTCGTGAACACCTTGATACCCTTTGCCACACTCTTTCTCGGCCACCACTGGATCTATGATGTTCTGGCAGGTATAGCTCTCGGCGTTCTCATGTCCAGAGTTACTGAGGGCAAAGGCACCAGGATTCCAGAGACACTCTATAACCTGGAAATTGCCTCCCTGAGGAAGGTAACTGTGGTAAACTTCCTCCTCGCGGTGTTGGTTCTCATAGTTGCCGCCAGTCCGGACAGGTGGCTGGGGATTATAAACGGGCTCCTCCCCGGCCCCTGA
- a CDS encoding DMT family transporter, translated as MKRESTGVLFAITGMFIYGLEPVVIKSNPSNPISFAAFSALVASLILWGGLFWRGAWREVSNNRGDLRWAFLMGFFGTALAYLAYSFGARMSTAINAALITRSEVLFSFILSWLFLGEKITRRLIAYSLAIIVGLAIVILQGRSLELHLGDILLLLVPLFWQLGHVIAKRLPYSPPTIAALRNTFGFLLLFPLAVATGLEVSAFVIAEGLVIALGQLVWYRSIKLINLSKATAIITPAPAVAIGLGVLLGESFTVYHFLGFLLITLGTLGAVKVESELRTGARHQ; from the coding sequence ATGAAAAGGGAATCCACGGGAGTACTCTTTGCGATAACCGGGATGTTCATCTACGGCCTTGAGCCCGTGGTAATAAAGTCCAATCCTTCAAATCCAATAAGCTTCGCAGCGTTCTCTGCCCTCGTTGCATCGCTTATCCTCTGGGGTGGTCTTTTCTGGAGGGGGGCATGGAGGGAGGTAAGTAACAATAGGGGTGATCTGAGATGGGCATTTTTAATGGGGTTCTTCGGCACGGCGCTCGCCTATCTGGCGTATTCCTTTGGAGCGCGGATGAGCACGGCCATAAACGCCGCCCTGATAACCCGGAGCGAAGTTCTGTTCTCTTTCATTCTCTCCTGGCTGTTCCTGGGGGAGAAGATAACCCGAAGGCTTATCGCCTACTCCCTCGCAATCATCGTAGGGCTGGCCATCGTAATACTCCAGGGACGCTCTCTCGAACTCCATCTTGGAGATATCCTTCTTCTCCTCGTCCCGCTGTTCTGGCAGCTCGGCCACGTTATAGCCAAAAGGCTGCCTTACAGCCCGCCAACGATAGCGGCCCTTAGGAATACCTTCGGCTTCCTCCTGCTATTCCCGCTGGCGGTTGCCACGGGGCTGGAGGTTTCAGCATTCGTGATTGCAGAGGGCCTCGTCATAGCCCTCGGCCAGCTGGTCTGGTACAGGTCGATAAAGCTCATCAACCTCTCCAAGGCGACCGCAATAATAACGCCTGCCCCTGCGGTTGCGATAGGGCTGGGTGTCCTGCTCGGCGAGAGCTTTACAGTCTACCATTTCCTCGGTTTCCTCCTCATTACCCTGGGAACACTGGGTGCGGTAAAGGTGGAGAGCGAACTCAGAACCGGAGCAAGGCACCAATGA
- a CDS encoding glycosyltransferase family 2 protein — protein MLKGRRVTVIIPAYNEETRLPKVLERIPDFVDEVIVVDDGSSDGTYKVAKAFSEKDSRIKAIRLKKNCGKGCAMREGINHSSGDVVVFMDADGQHKPEEIISLVEPIVSGNADMVIGARRGDVSQRPLHRRLSNIITTKLIRLKLRQYVYDTQSGFRAFSRQFLPEIESDRYEVETEMLIKAAKMGARIKEVPVSMIYDPSREGRFGVRDVFRFIGALLRF, from the coding sequence ATGCTGAAGGGCAGAAGGGTCACCGTCATAATACCAGCCTACAACGAGGAGACAAGGCTCCCGAAGGTCCTTGAGAGGATCCCCGACTTCGTTGACGAGGTCATAGTCGTTGACGACGGCTCAAGCGATGGAACGTATAAGGTGGCCAAAGCATTTTCCGAGAAGGACTCCAGGATAAAGGCCATCAGGCTGAAGAAAAACTGCGGCAAAGGCTGTGCAATGCGTGAGGGGATCAACCACTCCAGCGGCGACGTTGTGGTCTTCATGGACGCCGACGGCCAGCACAAGCCGGAGGAGATAATAAGCCTCGTGGAGCCTATAGTCTCGGGCAACGCGGATATGGTAATCGGCGCTAGGAGAGGAGATGTGAGCCAGCGTCCACTCCACAGGAGGCTCAGCAACATAATAACGACGAAACTCATAAGGCTCAAGCTGCGCCAGTACGTCTACGACACTCAGAGCGGCTTCAGGGCATTCAGCAGGCAATTTCTTCCGGAGATAGAGAGCGACCGCTATGAGGTCGAAACCGAGATGCTGATAAAGGCTGCCAAGATGGGGGCCCGAATAAAAGAAGTGCCGGTGAGCATGATATACGACCCCAGTAGGGAGGGACGTTTTGGGGTAAGGGATGTCTTTCGCTTCATTGGTGCCTTGCTCCGGTTCTGA
- the panB gene encoding 3-methyl-2-oxobutanoate hydroxymethyltransferase, with product MREITPRKIIEMKGKERIAMITAYDYPSALIADKAGMDIIFIGDSLGMVVYGEENTLNVTMDQMVFHTKAVAKAVKRALVLADMPFGSYEIDTDEGVRNAVRLIQAGADAVKIEGGYDHRKLVRKLVRMGIPVMGHTGLTPQRYLRLGGYRLMGETEEEIEEILRDARALEKAGAFAVVLEFTLADVAKLVTEEVSIPTIGIGAGPYVDGQVLVWHDLLGIYENTPPFVKKYADIGGMIRLALENYREEVKEGRFPAREHYWEFLDKDDFRRKAQRALERLGEDE from the coding sequence ATGAGGGAGATAACGCCTCGGAAAATAATCGAGATGAAGGGGAAGGAAAGGATAGCAATGATAACCGCTTACGATTATCCCTCAGCGCTCATAGCTGACAAAGCAGGCATGGACATAATCTTCATCGGCGATTCACTGGGAATGGTCGTCTACGGCGAGGAAAACACGCTGAACGTTACGATGGATCAGATGGTATTCCACACCAAGGCTGTGGCGAAAGCTGTAAAGAGGGCGCTCGTTCTCGCTGATATGCCCTTCGGCAGCTACGAGATCGATACCGACGAGGGCGTTAGAAACGCCGTAAGGCTCATTCAGGCCGGGGCGGATGCGGTGAAGATAGAAGGCGGTTACGACCACAGGAAGCTCGTGAGGAAGCTGGTCCGCATGGGCATCCCGGTAATGGGGCACACGGGGCTTACGCCGCAGCGCTACCTCCGCCTCGGCGGCTACCGGCTGATGGGAGAGACCGAAGAGGAGATTGAGGAGATCCTCCGCGATGCCCGGGCACTTGAGAAGGCCGGCGCTTTTGCCGTCGTCCTTGAGTTTACCCTCGCAGATGTGGCCAAGCTCGTCACAGAGGAGGTCTCGATTCCTACCATTGGAATCGGTGCCGGGCCCTACGTTGATGGACAGGTTCTCGTCTGGCACGACCTCCTGGGAATCTATGAAAACACGCCCCCATTCGTGAAGAAATACGCCGACATCGGTGGGATGATAAGACTTGCCCTTGAGAATTACCGCGAGGAAGTAAAAGAGGGCAGGTTCCCGGCGAGGGAGCACTACTGGGAGTTCCTCGATAAGGACGACTTCCGGAGAAAAGCCCAGAGGGCCCTCGAAAGGCTCGGAGAGGATGAGTAG
- a CDS encoding ribbon-helix-helix protein, CopG family, whose amino-acid sequence MGKVKTSVYIDEELWREFKELALREGSEVSKLLEEALMNYLINEVLRDIDDSEIPLWFEPLNVGGESSEKLLREMRDGREKRLLGQ is encoded by the coding sequence ATGGGCAAGGTCAAAACGAGCGTCTATATTGATGAGGAACTATGGAGGGAGTTTAAGGAGCTGGCCCTTAGGGAGGGGAGCGAGGTCAGCAAGTTGCTGGAGGAGGCGCTGATGAACTACCTCATAAACGAGGTTCTGAGGGACATTGACGACTCCGAAATCCCACTGTGGTTCGAGCCCCTCAACGTGGGAGGAGAGAGCAGTGAAAAGCTCCTGAGGGAGATGAGAGATGGCAGGGAAAAGCGTTTACTTGGACAGTAG
- a CDS encoding type II toxin-antitoxin system VapC family toxin, protein MAGKSVYLDSSAILKRYLNEEGSDVVRKAFRDAYRGEVKLAFSFWNIGEVIGILDKKMRRGHLSWEDFDFLKKGFLAEVKRFTRLGVLEVVPVHSLLLADAWELIERHHLYQADALQIVSAKYVGAESFYTADKRLHEAAVKEGLNSILLVGVRA, encoded by the coding sequence ATGGCAGGGAAAAGCGTTTACTTGGACAGTAGCGCAATCCTGAAGAGGTACCTGAATGAAGAGGGAAGCGACGTCGTGAGGAAAGCCTTCAGGGACGCCTACAGGGGTGAGGTGAAGCTGGCATTCAGCTTCTGGAACATTGGGGAGGTAATCGGGATACTCGACAAGAAGATGAGGAGGGGTCATCTCAGCTGGGAGGACTTTGACTTTCTGAAGAAGGGTTTTCTGGCTGAGGTAAAGAGGTTCACGAGGTTAGGTGTCCTGGAGGTCGTCCCCGTTCATTCCCTGCTCTTGGCCGATGCGTGGGAGTTGATTGAAAGGCACCACCTGTACCAAGCCGACGCCCTGCAGATAGTGTCCGCAAAGTACGTGGGAGCCGAGAGCTTCTATACCGCAGATAAGAGGCTTCATGAAGCGGCGGTTAAAGAGGGTTTGAACTCAATACTTCTCGTGGGGGTGAGGGCATGA
- a CDS encoding archease, with protein sequence MRKWEHYEHTADVGIRGYGESLEEAFEAVALALFDVMVDVRKVESRECREVEVEGEDLMALLYNFLEELLVLHDMEGLVFGDVDVEIEKTGEGYLLRAKACGEPLDYEKHEPKEEVKAITYHDMKIEMLPDGRWMAQLVPDL encoded by the coding sequence ATGAGGAAGTGGGAACACTACGAGCACACGGCTGATGTTGGAATCAGGGGGTACGGTGAGAGCCTTGAGGAGGCCTTCGAGGCCGTTGCGCTGGCGCTCTTTGACGTGATGGTTGATGTGAGAAAGGTCGAGAGCAGAGAATGTCGTGAGGTAGAAGTTGAGGGCGAAGACTTGATGGCGCTCCTCTACAACTTCCTTGAGGAGCTTCTCGTGCTACACGACATGGAGGGACTTGTCTTCGGGGACGTTGACGTTGAGATAGAGAAGACCGGGGAGGGCTACCTGCTCAGGGCGAAGGCCTGCGGCGAGCCCTTGGATTACGAGAAGCACGAGCCGAAGGAAGAGGTGAAGGCGATAACCTACCATGACATGAAAATCGAAATGCTGCCGGATGGCAGGTGGATGGCCCAGCTGGTGCCAGACCTGTGA